The genomic interval AAGTGAAGGCAGGGCCCAGAGACGGAAGCTTACTGAGGGAGAGCTCACCAGTCCCTACTACCTGAAGGCAACTCATcggcataaaaaataaaatcgaCCTGAGCAAGAGCCTAAGGAGCAGATGGAGAGTGGAGAGGCCCTGGGATTCTGCACAGAAATCTTCTGCTGCCACCTGAATGTCAGCAGAGTGTGTACCTGCGCTCTGTGATTCTTGGCTGGTTTGCATTCCACTAGGTCCTCTGTCTTCCCTGCTTAGGTAAGGACTGGGCTTCACCCTGGTCTAAGGGGTCTTGGGTTGGATTATTCACATTGACCCTCAGGTACACACAAGCACCTAGGCCTCTCTACGGTGTCTAGACTGGACTGGGAGATGTCAGAAGCTCCATGGGAGAACCTTAGGACACTATGGTCAGTGGAGGACGCCCTTGGCTCTACTCTATCTTTAGTTCTGCTAAAAGCTCCTCTTTCAAGATCACTCTAGATCTAAGGGACATGTGGGGGCCTGGCGGGGGGTGAGAGTCCTGGGTCAAtgctttcttttgcttgtttagaTTAGCAAACATCTGCTGTGTGGAGGAAGTCTTTGACCAAAACATTTTCCCTCTCTGAATGAGATCTCTCCAAATGTATTTCTAGGAATTTCTTTTATAGCTCAAAATTTCGTTTAGGAAAGATAAGTGCTTTGAGTGATTGTGGAATGTCAGGAACACATCCTCAGAGGTATTTCAGCTTGGAGTACAATCTGTGCATAAGGTGTACTGGCACTTGAAACACATGGCCAGGCCTTAATATgcctggtggcacacgcctttaatcccagcacttgggaggcagaggcaggtggatttctgagttcgaggccagcctggtctacagagtgagttccaggacagccagggctacacagagaaaccctatcttgaaaaaacaacaacaaacaaacaaaaaaccttcacaAGACTGAGTCAAAGACTACAATGGACTCAGGCCCCATCTCTGTATTATGTATTGGCTAGAAAGGCCAATGTAATAGCCCAGAGAGATCCACCAAACCGCAGGCAGCCATGGTAGGAAAGCAATCATTTCTCGTTTCTCAGTGACTCCCTGAGACAAGGTTTAGCCAGCTTAGGGTCATTGCTGCCAACATCTGGTAACTCTTGTTGCTGCCAGTCAAGGCCTGTCAGCAGCCAGCAAGTCTGCTCTATGTAAGGGGCTGATTACTATCTGTGTGTCTCAGACCTGTTTCCAGGGAAGACCAGAACCAAGTGGCTGTCTCAAGAGTTCCTGGAACCCTGTAGACAGTGGTTTTCTGTTTCAGAAATCACAGACGGGGGCAGGGATGGTGCTCCAGCAGATCTCCCTACATATAATCTGTCAGCCTCTCAATATTTTGGTCTAATCAATCAACTATGGACTTGCCGCCATAGATCAGCACGGGTCATCATCCTCTCAAGGGCTCAGGCTGAGAAAAACTCACCAAAGATGAGGGTCGTGCTGCTTCAGGGCAGGGGCCACACTGCTCAGCAGGGGACAGGAGCAGCTGGACCTTTGGGAAGAGTTCCAGCAGTACTAAATCAACCTGCCATTTCAACTGCTTTTGGAGGTAGAGCCCGGCACACCGGCACACCACAAGACCAGGCTGCACACCGGCACACCACAGGACCAGGCTGCTCTCCTCCTGAGGACGGAAATGGCTTCTAATCAGGAAGGTCCCTGGATCTGGTGAGGCAGGCTGGAGCACCTGTTACATTGTGTCTCAGTGTTACATtgtgtggttctctgcatctacAGAGCTCTCCGGATGAGTGGCAAATCCCACCGAGGCTACCTACCATTTCTATAGTCACCGGCACCAAGACCTCACACTTGACCTTAACTGGGACATTCATCTGGGTTTGTCCATGAAAACGCCCAAGTTTGAAAATATGGGGAAGAAGCTAAATGGAGTGTAGGGAATTTTAGGCAATGCAGAGATAAAGGAGCTCTTGGCTAAGAAAGTCCCATACTCTCCCCTTTGTGGAAAGATCtccggtggtggtggcacatacctttaatcccagcacttgggaggcagaggcaggtggatttctgagtttgaggccaggctggtctacagagtgaattccaggacagccagggctacacagagaaaccctgtctcaaaacaaaacaaacaaaaaaaaagtaaagatctCTAAAGACAGACTCAAAAATCCAGTGTGCAAAAGATAAACTACAGAAAGAAAGCTAGTGATGGCACGTTGATGTTTCAATGtcgcacacatgcgcacatggacacacacattccTTACATAAAGGCCACTAACATGAAAGCTAAACATTGGAGAGAGTAAAACCTAAGCCATGGGATGGGTCTGTGGTCTACTCTGGAGTGGCCTTCTGTGAATGTTAGAGTCTCAGGGATACAAGCCCATCCTTTCAATGGTTGTTGGTTGTTGAGTTTCTGGGCTTTGAAAATATTGTAAATGGTGAAGTGTTGCACTACAAGATGCCCCAGGAGCTACTCCTCCACAGATCAAGGGGAAGTTCaatgtgagcacacatgcattTATAGCCTTCCATACTCAAGAGCATCTTGGGGCCTTTTGGACATAGGAACAGCAGGTACTGAGAATATGTGGGCATAGGGTACTGGCTTAAGTTCAGGAAGCTCCTGGTGCTGGGACTAGGAGGGAGTCTAGCACTCAAATACTGCTGACCTTGGCTCTTCAGGACAAGTTTcttggttttcttcctcttcttttgttgGTTCGCAGGCACGTCTGTACTTGAAGATGACAGACTGCTTACATCCTGGAAGGCATTTATCCCTTTAGGCTCCTGCTTTTGCTGGGGAGATTGGTAACACTGGAGGACAGAGTCGCCAGCAGGTGGAACAGGCGACAGAGTAGATTTCTGAGCTGTTGATTGTGGCAACGTGAACTTGGATGGCAATGAAATGTTTCTGGAGCGTTGGGAACTGAGCTCTGAACTCTGGTCCAACGACACTTTGGATGAAGACAAGGCCTCCAGGCAAGAGAAGCTATGTGAAGGCCTCAGTAGACTGGAGGGGGTCTTTTTGTTCTCAACCCCCAGCAACTGCTGGATTTCCAGAGACATGGCATTGCAGATTGGGCAAGAGGAATCTGAGCACAGGAGCCGCCGCACACTTCCTTCTTGAGGGAACCAGCCCTGGCTAGGAAGGGAAATGGCAACCATTAATGACCGCATGAAGACtggtttccttccctctccctacgAGTCCTGGGCCTCTACCTTCTGAAGTCTGCTACTCTGCTTGTCTTGAGTTGAGTGGGTTGAGTGGGTTGGACTGAGAGTCTGGGGAGAGGTCTCAGACAAGCTATTGGAGGAGGGTACAGCCCTCGGAGAGAATTGGGAACTTTGGTCAGTTTTCTGCCAACCATATTGAGAAGCAGAACCAGAAggaaagaagcaggcagatgggCATCAGGTGGTTAGCTGATGAGGAACCACCAAGGACAGCACCACAGAAGGCCTGAAGCAGTTTTATTTGGGGGCTAAGAAACCTGGTAAACGGTATATTCGAACTGTGAGAAGTGAAGCCCTCATTCTAAGAATTGCTGTCCCCAACATCTCTCATGAATCAATTCTGCTCTacaaaaattctaagaaaaaaaataaaagatagatgaCTTAGAGTATCCCAAGGACTGGCCTATGGCAGAGAGAGTTGAGGAGATTATGCATAGCAGCTGAATTCAGCCAGACCCAGAGTTCTACCCTGGAAAGGATGAAGCCAGAAAGAGATACGGTAAGTAATGGCTTCTTTATGCCAAACCTATTCTCTTGACCGAATCACCTATCCCAACACAATGCCATCACCAATTAACCCTGAATTGCAGACCTACTAGGACCTACAGTAAAATGGATGGCCCTTCCCTGTTGAGACATACGAGCCCTCTCTGCTCTGGCTTACTCCATGGTGTCTCTAGTCAGCACCCCCACCCTCCTCCCTTGCCCAGGCCAGCTAAGTGATCACCACATCCAAGCTAGGAGCTGGGAGACTACAGAGAGCAAGAGGTCACCTTTTCATGATCGAGAGCAGCTTCTGCAGCTTCTCACTTTCTTCCTTGGATGTTCTCTTAGCTAAAGGAGGAGGACACAGTGTTAGGCCGAAGGGAAGGCTGAGAGGGCAAGCTATACAAAGCTGAAGACCTTTGAAGGACAGGTGACTAGGCAACCCCCAGAGCACATGCTCCGAGTACAACTTAACAATTTGCTTGCTGTCCTATATCTAATTCCACATGATCTTCAATGCCCTGCCAGTGCCCGTCTTGTGGGAAAGATGGAGGTGGCAGGAGGTCAGATAGGAGATGGGATAGGCCCAGCCTTTTCCCTACCCACATAAGTCTTCATTAGTTCTCACtgtttattttacagttttgagGGCTTGGAAATGCCTGGCTTGGCTTCTGGGGCCAGTCATCATGGAGGGTGATCTGTGGAACCCTCAGCCACAGGGGTAGGGAACCAAAGGAATCAGCATTTACCTCTTGTCATTCTGTCACTAGGCTTTTGTTTGATTCTTCGGAAACACTTGAAAGACAAAAAGTGTCACAATATGAAGCAAAGACATCATTTTTTTCATGTCTAAAGTGATACAAAATTCTGAAGTCTCCCCCAGTCACTGTCTGTAATCCAGCTCTATGACCCCTGCATCTCCCCCTCATGTCATGACCCCAATTCTTGTTCTCATTTCTGACTCACTTTGGGGCTCTTCCATACCCTATTCCCTCCACTCCATTTCATGGACAAGTTCTGTGGTGGACTCGGGGCGCGGGGGGCAGGAAGAAAGATGAAACAAATTAATCGATGAGCAATACTAGTAACGAAAGGACTTCAGTTATCAAAGGACATGAATGTCCACCAACCAACTGAGCTGGGGTCCAGTGAAGAAACccttattaaaaaagaaaaaccaagaagtaAGATAAGCAAGAGACGTGGAAGGGATAAATTTCTTTAAACAACATGCTCAGGCCTGGTCATAGCATTTTCCTACCTTGGTACAGCTCTTGATAGTTCCCAACCTTAATCCTCGGTGGCTCCTTTTCACATGCCAAATGAGGAGGGCAATAATGAAGAGAGATCCATATGTATATACCGAGCTTCCCACATTCCACAGAATAAAAGAAGGGGCCAACATCATTCAGCTTCCCTAGTCATCCCTCTCCTAGGCTTCCAGGGTGTTAGAATGAAATGCCTCTGAATTCTAGAGTTTGGCTCTCTGCCTCACAGAAGATATACCCTGGCCACCAAACTACATCACAAAGAGCTCTTGTTCCACAAGGCAGGTGTAGAATTACAAACCTTCCCCCATCTTGGATAAACTCTTGTGGTGATTCAGTGTTCAGATGAGGGTGTCTGGTTGTCGCTACAGGCTGCAGAGGCTGCGATAAAGCTGCCGAGGTCATGGATGGCGATCCCCTTTGTGCTTTCCTATTCTGGACACAGCGCTCCCTGCAATAGCTCTGTTAATTCTATCCTGGCAACTGCCAAGATAGGGGCTAAGAGGAATATCATAAACTAAATCATCTGTACTGGGAAGATAACTACAAATCATAGAACAAGGTTAGGCATTACATTGTTAAATCTTAAAAGCATAATTTTAATGTGTCAGGCAATGACTGCTAGTTAGTACTGAAGCAAGAGCCATCCTTTCCCGAGCCTGGGAAAGTGTGAAACGGTGTTTTAACAAGGATACTTTCTGTTCTGGAAATGTACAGTGGTGATAGTCAAACTGAGTGTCTTTTATGCTTCTGAATTTCTCACTTAGAAACAATTAAGGGGCGGCCATGGAACTCTGTGGGAGAAACTTTGCCAATGGGTGTAAGGCTCTGCCTGACCCCAAGCAccaaaataagataataaatacatgaataccaAGAAAAGGTATTAAAATGGTGAGTTTATTTTATGCTAAGTATatcagcaaaagaaaaatttaaattgtggTCATgaggactttttatttttttactacttACAAGGAAGAATAT from Mastomys coucha isolate ucsf_1 unplaced genomic scaffold, UCSF_Mcou_1 pScaffold18, whole genome shotgun sequence carries:
- the Fam205c gene encoding protein FAM205C isoform X2, with amino-acid sequence MKWSGGNRVWKSPKCFRRIKQKPSDRMTRAKRTSKEESEKLQKLLSIMKSQGWFPQEGSVRRLLCSDSSCPICNAMSLEIQQLLGVENKKTPSSLLRPSHSFSCLEALSSSKVSLDQSSELSSQRSRNISLPSKFTLPQSTAQKSTLSPVPPAGDSVLQCYQSPQQKQEPKGINAFQDVSSLSSSSTDVPANQQKKRKKTKKLVLKSQEAAPSEAEMENKMTFFSHWVNPEVKCDRPEETIAFPKSEMGAKPETGEPKKNSVKVRVEGSNMEKPANDPKAKHLHAKRNV
- the Fam205c gene encoding protein FAM205C isoform X1; this translates as MMLAPSFILWNVGSSVYTYGSLFIIALLIWHVKRSHRGLRLGTIKSCTKCFRRIKQKPSDRMTRAKRTSKEESEKLQKLLSIMKSQGWFPQEGSVRRLLCSDSSCPICNAMSLEIQQLLGVENKKTPSSLLRPSHSFSCLEALSSSKVSLDQSSELSSQRSRNISLPSKFTLPQSTAQKSTLSPVPPAGDSVLQCYQSPQQKQEPKGINAFQDVSSLSSSSTDVPANQQKKRKKTKKLVLKSQEAAPSEAEMENKMTFFSHWVNPEVKCDRPEETIAFPKSEMGAKPETGEPKKNSVKVRVEGSNMEKPANDPKAKHLHAKRNV